A genomic window from Vitis riparia cultivar Riparia Gloire de Montpellier isolate 1030 chromosome 16, EGFV_Vit.rip_1.0, whole genome shotgun sequence includes:
- the LOC117933619 gene encoding transketolase, chloroplastic: MAAASASSSLSLLPRTLNHHSSTPHPNRLSLSGLTPKTQALRTRHGRRARATVRAAAVETLQKADTSLVEKSINTIRFLSIDAVEKANSGHPGLPMGCAPMGHILYDEVMRYNPSNPYWFNRDRFVLSAGHGCMLQYALLHLAGYDSVKEEDLKSFRQWGSRTPGHPENFETPGVEVTTGPLGQGIANAVGLAAVEKHLAARFNKPDNEIVDHYTYVILGDGCQMEGISNEVCSLAGHWGLGKLIAFYDDNHISIDGDTEIAFTESVDTRFEGLGWHVIWVKNGNTGYDEIRAAIKEAKAVKDKPTLIKVTTTIGYGSPNKANSYSVHGSALGAKEVDATRKNLGWPHEPFHVPEDVKKHWSRHIPDGAALEAEWNAKFAEYEKKYKEEAAELKSIITGELPAGWDKALPTYTPESAADATRNLSQQCLNALAKVLPGLLGGSADLASSNMTLLKMFGDFQKGTPEERNVRFGVREHGMGAICNGIALHSLGLIPYCATFFVFTDYMRAAIRISALSEAGVIYVMTHDSIGLGEDGPTHQPIEHLASFRAMPNILMLRPADGNETAGAYKVAVVNRKRPSILALSRQKLPQLPGTSIAGVEKGGYAISDNSSGNKPDVILIGTGSELEIAAKAGDELRKEGKTVRVVSLVSWELFDDQSDAYKESVLPAAVTARVSIEAGSTFGWEKIVGSKGKAIGIDRFGASAPAGKIYKEFGITVEAVIEAAKAVW; the protein is encoded by the exons atggcggCTGCTTCTGCTTCGTCATCGCTCTCTCTCCTCCCCCGCACCCTCAACCACCACAGCTCCACCCCACACCCCAACCGCCTCTCCCTGTCGGGTCTCACCCCAAAGACACAGGCTTTACGCACCCGCCATGGAAGGCGCGCAAGGGCCACCGTTAGGGCGGCGGCGGTGGAGACGCTCCAGAAGGCGGACACGTCTCTGGTGGAGAAGTCGATCAACACGATAAGATTTCTGTCGATAGACGCAGTGGAGAAGGCGAATTCCGGTCACCCAGGTCTGCCCATGGGGTGTGCTCCCATGGGTCATATACTGTACGATGAGGTCATGAGGTACAACCCCTCCAACCCCTACTGGTTCAATCGTGATCGATTCGTTCTCTCCGCTGGCCACGGCTGTATGTTGCAGTATGCTTTACTTCATCTTGCTGGCTATGACAGTGTTAAG GAAGAGGATTTAAAGTCTTTCCGACAATGGGGAAGTAGAACTCCTGGTCACCCAGAGAACTTCGAGACACCTGGGGTTGAAGTGACAACTG GCCCTCTTGGTCAGGGTATTGCCAATGCTGTTGGTCTGGCCGCTGTGGAGAAGCATTTGGCTGCAAGATTCAACAAACCTGACAATGAGATTGTCGACCACTACAC GTATGTGATACTTGGTGATGGATGTCAAATGGAAGGAATTTCAAATGAAGTTTGTTCCCTTGCTGGGCACTGGGGGCTTGGGAAGCTGATTGCATTTTATGATGATAACCACATTTCAATTGATGGTGACACTGAAATTGCATTTACTGAAAGTGTTGACACCCGTTTTGAGGGACTTGGGTGGCATGTGATTTGGGTGAAGAATGGTAACACTGGGTATGATGAAATTCGTGCTGCCATCAAGGAAGCAAAGGCTGTTAAAGACAAGCCCACATTGATTAAG GTGACAACTACCATTGGTTATGGTTCTCCTAACAAGGCAAACTCATATAGTGTTCATGGGAGTGCTTTGGGTGCTAAAGAAGTAGATGCAACAAGGAAGAACCTTGGTTGGCCTCACGAGCCATTCCATGTGCCAGAGGATGTCAAAAA GCACTGGAGCCGCCACATCCCTGATGGAGCTGCCCTTGAAGCTGAATGGAATGCCAAGTTTGCAGAGTATGAGAAGAAATACAAAGAAGAAGCAGCAGAATTAAAGTCCATCATCACTGGTGAACTACCTGCTGGTTGGGATAAAGCACTTCCG ACTTACACTCCTGAAAGTGCTGCTGATGCTACCAGAAATCTGTCTCAACAATGTCTTAATGCTCTGGCCAAAGTTCTTCCTGGGCTCCTAGGTGGCAGTGCAGATCTTGCTTCCTCCAACATGACTTTGCTGAAAATGTTTGGTGACTTCCAAAAAGGCACCCCTGAAGAGCGAAATGTCCGTTTTGGTGTCAGGGAGCACGGGATGGGTGCCATCTGCAATGGAATTGCTCTGCACAGCCTTGGCCTTATTCCCTACTGTGCAACCTTCTTTGTTTTCACCGACTACATGAGGGCCGCCATTAGGATTTCTGCCTTAAGTGAAGCTGGAGTTATTTATGTGATGACCCATGATTCAATTGGGCTTGGAGAGGATGGACCAACTCATCAACCAATTGAGCATCTGGCAAGCTTCAGAGCCATGCCAAACATTCTAATGCTCCGTCCTGCTGATGGAAATGAGACTGCTGGTGCATATAAGGTTGCAGTTGTTAACAGAAAGAGACCCTCGATTCTTGCTCTCTCACGTCAAAAGCTTCCTCAGCTTCCTGGAACATCCATTGCAGGAGTTGAGAAAGGAGGTTACGCCATTTCTGACAATTCTTCAGGCAATAAGCCAGATGTTATTTTGATTGGAACTGGGTCCGAATTGGAGATTGCTGCCAAGGCAGGAGATGAGCTGAGGAAGGAAGGAAAGACTGTAAGGGTGGTGTCCCTGGTTTCCTGGGAGTTGTTTGATGACCAGTCCGATGCATACAAGGAAAGTGTCCTCCCAGCTGCTGTAACAGCTAGAGTCAGTATTGAAGCAGGATCCACATTTGGATGGGAGAAGATTGTAGGAAGCAAGGGAAAGGCGATTGGCATTGACCGATTTGGAGCCAGTGCACCAGCAGGAAAGATCTACAAGGAGTTTGGAATTACAGTGGAGGCTGTAATTGAAGCAGCTAAGGCAGTTTGGTAG
- the LOC117934220 gene encoding 40S ribosomal protein S20-2, translating into MAYAAMKPTKPGLEEPQEAIHKIRITLSSKNVKNLEKVCADLVRGAKDKRLRVKGPVRMPTKVLHITTRKSPCGEGTNTWDRFELRVHKRVIDLFSSPDVVKQITSITIEPGVEVEVTIADS; encoded by the exons ATGGCGTATGCAGCAATGAAACCAACAAAGCCTGGGTTGGAGGAACCCCAGGAGGCTATTCATAAGATCAGGATCACCTTGTCCTCCAAGAATGTCAAGAACCTTGAGAaag TGTGCGCTGATTTGGTTCGTGGTGCCAAGGACAAGAGGTTGAGGGTCAAGGGACCTGTGAGAATGCCCACCAAGGTTCTTCACATCACTACCAGGAAATCTCCCTGTGGTGAAG GAACCAACACTTGGGACAGATTTGAGCTTCGTGTTCACAAGCGAGTGATTGATCTCTTCAGCTCTCCAGATGTAGTTAAGCAGATCACCTCCATCACAATTGAACCCGGTGTGGAGGTTGAGGTTACTATTGCAGATTCTTAA
- the LOC117934203 gene encoding UDP-glucuronate 4-epimerase 2-like, which yields MTRFSSANRFRFQFSVSKSAFWWCLFFIVLLCFVSNHLLLSDSDRRLLRNRGKGWEQRVLSSASPRSSSGSTVLVTGAAGFIGSHVSAALRNRGDGVVGLDNFNNYYDVSLKHDRRAMLESSGVFIVDGDINDQELLKKLFSIVQFTHVMHLAAQAGVRYAMKNPASYIDSNLSGFVNLLEVCKEAKPQPAIIWASSSSVYGLNSKVPFSETDRTDQPASLYAATKKAGEEIAHSYNHIYGLSITGLRFFTVYGPWGRPDMAYFFFTKDILQGNSIRIFEGGKGGVVARDFTYIDDIVKGCLAALDTAEKSTGSGGKKMRPAQLRVYNLGNTSPVEVGSLVSILERLLKVKARRVATPMPRNGDVMYTHADISLAEKELGYKPTTDLRSGLEKFVKWYLSYYNQSTVN from the coding sequence ATGACGAGATTCTCCAGTGCCAACCGCTTCCGCTTCCAGTTCTCCGTCTCCAAATCTGCCTTCTGGTGGTGCCTATTCTTCATTGTGCTCCTGTGCTTCGTAAGCAACCACTTGCTGCTGTCCGACAGCGACAGGCGTCTCCTCCGGAACAGAGGGAAGGGGTGGGAGCAGAGGGTCCTGTCGTCGGCGAGCCCCCGCTCCAGTTCCGGCTCCACCGTGCTCGTCACCGGCGCAGCCGGCTTCATCGGCTCTCATGTCTCCGCCGCCCTGAGGAACCGCGGCGACGGCGTGGTGGGACTGGACAACTTCAACAACTACTACGATGTATCATTGAAGCATGACCGGCGAGCAATGCTGGAGAGCTCCGGCGTGTTCATCGTCGACGGCGATATCAACGACCAGGAGCTTCTCAAGAAGCTGTTCAGCATTGTTCAATTCACTCACGTAATGCACCTCGCGGCTCAGGCCGGCGTGAGGTATGCAATGAAGAACCCAGCTTCCTATATCGATAGCAACCTCTCTGGTTTTGTGAACTTGCTTGAAGTCTGCAAAGAGGCTAAACCACAGCCAGCCATTATCTGGGCATCCTCTAGCTCGGTATATGGACTCAATTCTAAGGTTCCCTTCTCCGAAACCGATCGAACAGACCAGCCTGCAAGTCTCTATGCTGCAACAAAGAAGGCTGGTGAAGAGATTGCACATAGCTATAATCACATCTACGGTTTATCCATCACCGGGTTGCGGTTTTTCACAGTATATGGACCTTGGGGGAGGCCTGATATGGCCTATTTCTTCTTCACCAAGGATATATTGCAGGGAAATTCGATACGAATTTTTGAGGGTGGTAAAGGAGGGGTAGTTGCAAGGGATTTTACCTACATTGATGATATAGTAAAGGGTTGTTTGGCAGCATTGGATACTGCAGAGAAGAGTACTGGGAGTGGAGGAAAGAAGATGAGGCCAGCCCAGTTAAGGGTGTATAATCTTGGGAACACATCTCCAGTGGAAGTAGGGAGTCTTGTAAGCATATTGGAGAGGTTGTTGAAGGTGAAAGCCAGGCGAGTTGCAACGCCAATGCCCAGGAATGGGGATGTGATGTATACACATGCGGATATAAGTTTGGCAGAGAAGGAGCTTGGATACAAGCCCACTACAGATTTGAGGAGTGGGTTGGAGAAGTTTGTCAAGTGGTACCTCAGTTACTATAATCAATCCACTGTAAATTAA